Sequence from the Mesorhizobium sp. PAMC28654 genome:
AGATGCTGGCGAAGCCGGGGGCGATGTAGCTCACGCTTGTCCATTTCCAGGATTGGCCGTACTGGAAGGCCGTCTGCAGGATCCGGTAGAGACGCGTCCTGTAAGCAGCGAAGAGCATGTCGAGAGTGGGCCAGCGCTGGTCGCGCCAGCGCGACAACACATGGCCTGCCACGGCCACCACCTTGGGGTCGTTGAAGAGCGGCAGTGCGTGCTCGAAATAACCTGGGTCGATCTCTGAATCCGCATCCTGTATCAGCACTGCCTTGTAGCGGTCGCACAGGCGATACTTGCGGATCACGGTGTCGATCGCCCGCGCTTTTCCCCGGTTGGGCTGGATGTCCAGCGCCCTGCATCCGGCGGCGCGCGCGATGGCAACGGTGGCGTCGCGCGATCCATCACTGGCGACATAGATCTGTCGTGCCGGAATGATGACCTTCAACGCGCCGATGCATTTCGGCAATGCGATTGCTTCATTGTGGGCGGGAATGACCACGGCAACATCGGATATTCGAACCACGTCCGGACCATGACCGGCTTTGACATTCGAGCCGATCTCGCTGACGAACCGGATGACGCCGACGACGCACCAGAACGCGATGTTGATGCCCAGCGATGCGCTGAGAACCATCATCGTGATGTTGGTGGCGGCGATCCCGGTCATGGAAGCATCGTTTCCACCTGACCCAGACCGCCGGGCCGTTCCTGACAACCGACGAACCTGCGTTCGGACGATGCGGTCCTTGCCTTGGCGCGCTTTGCCTCCTGGATCGAAGCCAGCAGGTCCTGGTAGCTCTGGCGGATGCCCGTCGTGAGCGAAACCTTCTGGCGCCAGCCCAACGCCTCGATCTTGCTGGTGTCCGGCCAACGGCCACGATGATCGGCGATGAAATGTTTCTTGAAGACGACGCTGCCGGGAAGACCGGTTGCGTCCTTGATCAGGTCGAACAATTCGCGGATTGAGAGCTGGGTGCCACCCCCGATATTATAGACCTCGGCGCACTCGCCTTTCTCCATCACCGTCAGCAGGCCGTCGACGAGGTCGTCGACATGCAGGAATGTACGGGTCTGCGAGCCGTCGCCGAAGAGTGGAACAGGTTGCCCGGCGATGAGATGCGAGAGTATCTGCGGAATGACACGCTGGTCGGCGGGCGACATTCCTGGGCCGTAAGTGTTGAAAATGCGCACGATGCGGACATCGACCTTGTGCTTGCGGCCCCAGAAGCGGGTCAGCGCTTCGCCGAACCGCTTGCCCTCCTCGTAGGGACTGCGCCGGCCCACCGGGTCGACCCTTCCGACATAGGTCTCCGGCTGCGGAAAGACTTCCGGGTCGCCATAGGCCTCCGCGGTGCTGGCAAACAGGTATTTTGCCTTTGACCGACGCGCGACCTTGAGAAGATTGAGTGCGCCCACGGACGAGGCCATGAGCATTTCCTCACCCAGCAAGGCGATGTTGGGAACGCCGGTCGGGCAAGCCAGATTGTAGACGTGGCTGTAACGTCGCCGCTGCAATCGCGTGCAGAGGGCCGCGTCCGTGATGTCCATCTTGATGAACCTGAAATTTGGATAACGCGACAACTCATCGATATTGGCCTTCCGCCCGGTCGAAAGATTGTCGACGACATCCACGAAGGCGCCCTGATCGAGCAGGCGGAGCGTCAGATTGGTTCCCAGACACCCCGCCCCACCAGCGACAAGGCTTCTGATTTCTTCGATCTTGCACGTATCCATATGGCGACAATCCTGCATTGAATAGGAAGGAAAGCCGCACCCCTCAATGTGCGCTTTTGTGCATGGAAAGGGCATTTCCACAGGCAACGCAACTGATAGTTAACAACATGCTAAACAACAGTGGTTAATTACCGCGTTGTAATTGTTGAGCTTTTTCTCCCATCATTCCTTATATGAGCTATCTTGCAACAATAGTGTTCAAAAACGGGACAGGCAGCAGGCTTGACACTGCCTGTCTTCCGACGCAGCCGAAAATGCCGCAACCCTACCTCCTGAGCCTTTTCTTGAACCGGCGCCCCGTGCGCGGAACAACTGGCACAAAGGTTGCGCTGGTCATCTCGAAAACCGTGAAACCGTGGCGCCGGGAAGGCTCGTCAAATCCCGCTGCAGCGACTCGCGGGCATCGCGTGACAGCAGCCGCAAGCGGCCGGCTGCATCAGTGGAGGCGCAATTGAACATTCTGGCGGATCAGGCCCGAGGGGCGATACTTCTTTCGAAGCTGGACATGCGTACGGCCACGGTCGGGGTCGTTGGACTTGGTTATGTCGGGCTGCCGCTTGCGGCCGCAGCGGCGCGGGCCGGCTTCAAGGTGATCGGCTTCGACGTCGACAACAGCAAGGTTGAAAAATTGCGGAGCGGCCGATCCTACATGGGCGCCGTCAGCGACGAAGCTTTGCAGTCGGTCATGGCCGACGGATCGTTGCGGGCAACGTCCGATTTTTCGGTCTTTGCAGAATGCGATGTCATCTCGATCTGTGTGCCGACGCCACTGACCAAGCAACGCGAGCCAGATCTCTCCTTCGTCGAGAATACGACACGCGCCATTGCCACGTATCTGAGGAAGGACCAGCTGATCATTCTGGAGTCCACCACCTATCCGGCACGACCGACGAAGTGATGAGGCCCATTCTCGAAGCGCGTGGATACAGATCCGGGCGGGACTTTTTCCTCGGCTATTCGCCCGAGCGGGAGGACCCTGGAAGCGCGGGCTTCGAAACCGCCACCATTCCGAAGGTCGTTGCCGGTGACGGCCCGGTCGCCGCCAGGCTGGTCGCGCTCTTCTACGGGGCGATCGTCGAGACGGTCGTGCCCGTATCCAGTATCAAGGTGGCCGAAGTCGTGAAGCTGACCGAGAACATATTCCGCGCTGTGAACATCGCGCTGGTGAACGAACTCAAGGTCATCTACGGCGCCATGGGAATCGATATCTGGGAGGTGATCGAGGCTGCCAAGACCAAGCCTTTCGGCTATATGCCGTTTTATCCAGGGCCCGGACTTGGCGGCCACTGCATACCGATCGATCCATTCTACCTGACGTGGAAGTCGCGCGAGTTCGAGGTTTCAACGAAATTCATCGAGCTTGCCGGCGAGATCAATGTTTCCATGCCGCACTATGTGATGTCGAAGCTGTCGGAAGCGCTGGACACGCGCCTTGGCATCCCTCTCAGCCAAGCGTCCATCCTGATCGTGGGTGTCGCTTACAAGAAGAATGTCTCCGATGTGCGCGAAAGCCCGGCGCTGAAGTTGATCGAGTTGCTGGAATCTCGCGCGGCCGACATCGCCTACCATGATCCCCATGTCGCGCGCATACCGAAGACGCGCAAGCATCCGACGCTTGCCGGCAAGGACTGCATCCGCCTCAGCCGGGATTCGATCGGGGCCTATGACGCGGTCGTCATCGTCACCGACCACGACGGGATCGATTATGGACTGCTGGCCAATCATTCGCGATTGATCATCGATACGCGCAACGCCATGCAACGCAACGGCATTGTCTGTGATCGCGTCGTGAAGGCGTAAGTCCGCCGCATCAAGCTAGCCGCGACGGGCCTCTCAGTTTCGCCCGTTGAATGCATTCTCGACATGCACCGGCCAGCGCCAGGGCAGCACGGCGACCATGTCGAAGCGCATCGACAACTTGCCATAGTCGGACTGGCGCGACAGCCAGAGGTCGGGGCGCCCTCGATGCGACGCTCGGCCTGATGGCCGATCGCTTCCATGGCTTCCAGCAGCGTGCGACGCGCCTTGACCTCGACGAAGACAACCAGATCGCCGCGCCGCGCGATAAGATCGATCTCGCCGAGCTTCGTGCGATGGCGGCGAGCCAGGATCCGGTAGCCCTTGAGCATCAACGCCGCCGCTGCCAGCCACTCGCCGCGATGGCCGCGCCGGTAGGCTTTCTGGCGGCTGGCGCTTGGGCGTTCAGTCCGCACCGTCTTCCGTATCCTTGAGTTCGAGCAGTCGTCGGTAGAGCGCCTGTTTCTGGCCACCGGTCATCTTCGCGGCCTCGGCCGCCGCCTTGGAGGCCGGCATCTCGGCGGCGAGCGACAGCAGAAGCCGGTCGATATCGGCCGGTTGGTCGGCCTTGGCCTCGGCCGGACCGACGCAGATGACGATCTCGCCCTTCGGCGTATCGGCCGCGGCGTAATGATCGGCCAGTGTTTGCAATGTACCGGTGCGCATTTCCTCGAAGGTCTTGGTCAGTTCGCGGCCGATCGCCGCCTTGCGTTCGCCGCCCAGCGCTTCGACCATTCCGCCAAGCGTCTCGGCCAGCCGGCGCGGCGATTCGAAGAAGATCAGCGTCGCCGGCACGGCTTTCAGCGCTTCAAGCCGGGTTTGCCGTTGTCCTGTCTTCACCGGCAGGAAACCGGCGAACATGAAAGCGTCGGACGGCAGGCCGGATGCCGTGAGCGCCGCGAGTGGCGCCG
This genomic interval carries:
- a CDS encoding glycosyltransferase; its protein translation is MTGIAATNITMMVLSASLGINIAFWCVVGVIRFVSEIGSNVKAGHGPDVVRISDVAVVIPAHNEAIALPKCIGALKVIIPARQIYVASDGSRDATVAIARAAGCRALDIQPNRGKARAIDTVIRKYRLCDRYKAVLIQDADSEIDPGYFEHALPLFNDPKVVAVAGHVLSRWRDQRWPTLDMLFAAYRTRLYRILQTAFQYGQSWKWTSVSYIAPGFASIYRTSALRQIDITAPGLVIEDFNMTFEVQHKQLGRVAYSPRARCSSEDPFTLGDYRKQVQRWYLGFWQTVRRHGFWPSRFWFSLAGLLAELLIISIFALSLPIAAVAYLATGIEVPAMSLGDLAVRPVSPLELLALFLAVDYALTVIVVVIERRPILLVYGLAFPAIRLLDAALFLRALVKSFSAKSDGRWISPQRYAVSVPNGRQA
- the rsmI gene encoding 16S rRNA (cytidine(1402)-2'-O)-methyltransferase, whose protein sequence is MTSEIVKRSYVVGQTEIAARPLEPALYLVATPIGNLGDITLRALETLAAADIVACEDTRVSRVLLDRYGIRRRTTAYHEHNAGEAGPKLIAALQAGQSVALISDAGTPLVSDPGYRLVGEALDNGIRVVPIPGPSAPLAALTASGLPSDAFMFAGFLPVKTGQRQTRLEALKAVPATLIFFESPRRLAETLGGMVEALGGERKAAIGRELTKTFEEMRTGTLQTLADHYAAADTPKGEIVICVGPAEAKADQPADIDRLLLSLAAEMPASKAAAEAAKMTGGQKQALYRRLLELKDTEDGAD
- a CDS encoding NAD-dependent epimerase/dehydratase family protein; translated protein: MDTCKIEEIRSLVAGGAGCLGTNLTLRLLDQGAFVDVVDNLSTGRKANIDELSRYPNFRFIKMDITDAALCTRLQRRRYSHVYNLACPTGVPNIALLGEEMLMASSVGALNLLKVARRSKAKYLFASTAEAYGDPEVFPQPETYVGRVDPVGRRSPYEEGKRFGEALTRFWGRKHKVDVRIVRIFNTYGPGMSPADQRVIPQILSHLIAGQPVPLFGDGSQTRTFLHVDDLVDGLLTVMEKGECAEVYNIGGGTQLSIRELFDLIKDATGLPGSVVFKKHFIADHRGRWPDTSKIEALGWRQKVSLTTGIRQSYQDLLASIQEAKRAKARTASSERRFVGCQERPGGLGQVETMLP